The DNA region TCGCGGGGCGTTGGCGGCCAAGCCCGTGATGGAAGGTAAGGCGGTGCTGTTCAAGCGCTTCGCCGACATCGACTCCATCGACCTCGAAGTCAATTCCGAGGACACCGACGAGATCATCAACTGCGTCAAGCTGCTGGGCAAAGGCTGGGGCGGCATCAATCTGGAAGACATCAAGGCGCCGGAGTGCTTCGTCATCGAGCAGCGCCTGCGCGAGCTGATGGACATCCCGGTCTTCCACGACGACCAGCACGGCACCGCCATCATCGCCGCCGCCGGCCTCCTGAACGCGCTCGACATCACCGGCCGCACCATCGAGGACACCAAGCTCGTGTGCAACGGCGCCGGCGCTGCCGGCATCGCCTGCCTCGAACTGCTCAAGGCCATCGGCTTCAAGCCGGAAAACCTGATCCTGTGCGACACCAAGGGCGTCATCTATCAGGGCCGCACCGACGGCATGAACCAGTGGAAGTCGGCTTATGCGGTGAAGACCGATAAGCGCACGCTGGCGGAAGCCTTTGAGGGCGTCGACGTTGCTTTCGGCCTGTCGGTCAAAGGCGCCTTCACGCCGGAAATGATCAAGTCGATGGCGCCGAACCCGATCATTTTCGCCATGGCCAATCCGGACGCCGAAATCACGCCGGAAGAAGTGGCCGCGATCCGCGACGACGCCATCATGGCGACCGGCCGTTCGGACTATCCGAACCAGATCAACAACGTTCTCGGCTTCCCCTACATCTTCCGCGGCGCGCTCGACGTGCGCGCGTCCGCCATCAACATGGAGATGAAGATCGCGGCCGCTCGCGCCCTCGCCGATCTCGCGCGCGAGGACGTCCCTGACGAGGTCGCTTCCGCTTACGGCGCGCGGCCGAAGTTCGGCCCGGACTACATCATTCCGGTGCCGTTCGATCCGCGCCTCATCTCTTACGTGCCGCCGGCGGTGGCGCAGGCGGCGATGGATACCGGCGTCGCGCGTAAGCCGATCGTCGACATGGAGATCTATCGCCAGCAGCTTTCGGCGCGCCGCGACCCGATCGCATCGACGCTGACGCAGGTCTACAACCGCGTGCGCCGTCAGCCCAAGCGCGTGGTGTTCGCGGAGGGCGAAGAGGAGCAGGTGATCCGCGCCGCCGCCAACTTCGTCGGCCAGGGCCTTGGCACGCCGGTGCTGGTCGGCCGCGAGGACCGCGTCAAAGCAGCCGCGGCGGATAACGGCATCGATCTCGACGGCATCGAGATCATCAACGCGCGGCTGTCGACGCGCAACACGGCGTACATCAACTACCTCTACGAACGGCTGCAGCGGCACGGCTATCTCATCCGCGACTGCCAGCGGCTGGTGAACACGGACCGCAATCACTTCGCCGCCTGCATGGTCGCGCTCGGCGATGCGGATGCCATGGTGACCGGCGTCACCCGCAACTTCTCGGTCGCGCTCGAGGACGTGCGCCGGGTGATCGATCCCAAGCCGGGCCATCGCGTCATCGGCGTATCGCTGGTGGTCACGCGCGGCCGCACGGTGCTGGTGGCCGACACCGCCGTCACTGAAATGCCCGCCGCCGAGGATCTCGCCGACATCGCGGTCGAAGCCGCGGGCGTCGCGCGCCGGCTCGGTTATGAGCCGCGCGTCGGCATGCTCGCCTTCTCCACCTTCGGCCATCCGCAGGGCGAGCGTTCGGAGCGCGTCATCGAGGCGGTGAAAATCCTCGATCACCGCCGTGTCGACTTCGAATACGACGGCGACATGGCCGCCGACGTCGCGCTCAATCCCGAGCTGATGACGGCCTATCCGTTCTGCCGCCTGTCGGGGCCGGCCAACGTGCTGGTGATGCCGGCGTTCCACTCGGCGTCGATCTCGACCAAGATGCTGCAGGAACTCGGCGGCGCCACCGTCATCGGCCCGCTGCTGGTCGGCCTCGACCGGCCGGTGCAGATCGTGCCGCTCGGCGCCAAGGACACGCAGCTCGTCAATCTGGCGGCGCTCGCGGCGTTCAATGTGAGCGGCTAACGGCGTTCGTCATGGCCGGGCATAGCCCGTTGAAGACGGGCGCAAATGCCCTTGTGTCCCGGCCATTCACGCCTTTCTATGTTACGCAAAAGAGCAACGCGGATGCCCGGCACAAGACCGGGCATCACGCATGCCGAGAGGAAACGCATGTCCAATAAAACGCTCTCCGGCGTCATCGCCGCCATCGCCACGCCGATCGACGACACCGGCGCGCCCGATCTGACGCGCGTCATCAAGCTCGCGCGCTTCCTGCTCGACAATGGGTGCGACGGCTTGAATGTGTTGGGCACTACCGGCGAAGCCACATCGTTTGCGCTGGCGGAACGCCAGGCGGTGATGGACGCCTATAAGGCGAACGGCCTGCCGCTTTCGCGGCTGATGGTTGGTACCGGCGCCGCCGCCGCCGCCGACGCCGTCGCGCTGACGCGTCATGCCGCCGCGCTCGGCTTCGGTGGCGCGCTGGTCCTGCCGCCCTTCTATTACAAGGGCGTGCCCGATGACGGCCTCGTCGCGTACATCGACGCCATCGTGACGGCGACGGCGGACAGGCCGATCCCGCTTTATCTCTACCACTACCCGGCGATGTCCGGCCTGCCCTGGACCATCCCGCTGATCAAACGTCTGCTGGAACTGCACCCCTCCCGTATCGTGGGCCTGAAGGACTCCTCCGGCGACATGGACTACGCGCGCGCCGCCGCCGCGCTGTCGAAGGACTTCGCGGTGTTCCCGTCCACCGAGGCCTGCCTGCTGGAGGCGCGCGGCGGCACCTTTGCCGGCTGCATCTCGGCCACCGCGAACCTCAACCCCGACCTGTGCGCCCGTGCCTGGGGCGCGGGCGACGCCGCCGCGCTCGACGCCGCGGTCGCCATCCGCCGGCTGTTCGAGGGCAAGCCGCTGGTCTCCGGCGTGAAGGCCCTGCTCGCGCATATCCACGGCGATCCGGCCCTGGCCCGCATGAAACCGCCGCTGGCGCCGCTGCCGGCGGCCGACCGGACCGCGGTCGCGGCCGGCTACGACGCCGTCCGGGCCCGCCGGGTGGCCTGAAAATTGAGGCCCCGACGGGCGTTGACGCCCGGGCGGGGTCTCTTTATAAGCCTGCGTCTTGGCGGCCGGGATACGCCCGGCCCCGCACCTTTTCTTATATATCTAGGCCGCTGCAGCGGAATTCCCGCCGAGAGCGCCGACGCCAACGAGAGATCAGATGGCCAATACGAAGTCCGCCCGCAAAGCCACGCGCGTCATCGCGCGCCGTACCGAAGTGAACAAGGCGCGCCGTTCGGTGCTGCGTTCGTCGGTCCGCAAGGTCGAGGAAGCGATCGCGTCGGGCGACAAGAACACCGCCGCCGCCGCGCTGCAGGCCGCCGAACCGGTGATCATGCGCGCCGCGCAAATCGGTGTCGTTCATAAGAACAATGCCAGCCGCAAGGTCTCGCGCCTCGCGCACCGGGTGGCTAAGCTCGGCAAGTAACATAAGACTGCCTTGCGCTGAGAGCCCCGCCGTCGCGGGGCTTTTCTATTACAGCTCAGAGAATAAAGTTCAGGCTGTCGTCCGCTTTTCATGAGGCGGACGGCAGCCTTTTTCTATGTTGCAGAACGGTCATTCCGCCGTCAGAAAACTTTGAGCGCTCCGATTTTACTTGACGGATATTCGCTCATCCGCGCGCTAAGCCCTGTGCCGCAACGCTTTCTCGCGAACGGCTACATTGTAAAACGATCATGAATCTCGTCGGCAAGTTAAAGACTTATCGAGCATGAATTCGCGGGACCGGAAAAATCATCCTATCAAGCATCGACGACATCACCCGCGATGAAATTTTTTTAAGTCCGGCGACACATTCAAGAATCTCGTCGCGCGCACAGATTCCGCACGAACGATCAACAGTTTGGAAATCTCTTTGCGACGCAGCAGAGCAACACCGTCGCGGCAATTACGACATACACGTAACACCGACGCATAAAGCCGTTGCTCACATGCTTCGCTCGTGTATCTTCATTCGGCGCCCCGGCTTCTCCGCGGCGCGTTACAGCAAAAGGTCAACGGCACGCTCATCGGCGCATGAGAACGGCTTTTATTTGCCCGATCGCAAATGCGATCACGATGGCACAACAAAAAGCCGCGAACAGACGTCAGAGCGTTGGACTTGTTCCCTGGGAGGTCGGCGCAGCAGACGTACGTAAGCTTGATGGATGATGCGAAGACTGAGGAACTGATCCAACTACCGTGTAGTTGAGCACGTAACTGATCCGGGCCCCCATTGCCCGAAGAACATTTGAGGGGGATGACAATGACAGATGCAGGGACAGTGTCGGCGACCAAGTCCGACCGCGTTGGACACGAAGTGTTCGATGCTTGTCCGTGTTGTCCTGTCGTGCCGTCATTCTCCTCCTACGTGGATTCCCTGACGCCGTTGTCGCTGATGCGTGTCCGGGGCATCCGCGGAGCGGTTTCCCCACCCGCGGGTTGAGACGCAAGGCTCTCTCGACCGCGGCCGCTGTCAGCTCGGGCATGATGCCCGCTGCATGTACCGTTGCCTCCAAAGAGATCATCGAGTGAGTAGTTGCGTCGCGTATCCGGCGTGTCGGCGGCTGTATGCCGCTTGTGCCGGGGCCACCCGAGTTCATTTCAACAATAGAAGCGGATAGAGCAGGTAGAATGTCGAACGCGGATCAGGATAGCTGGTCACGAGTCAAAGAACGTCTGCGCGCCGAAGTCGGCGACGACGTTTATTCGAGCTGGTTTGCCCGCATGGACCTGGAAGGCATCGAGGATGGCGGCGTCCGCCTCTCGGTTCCGACCCGCTTCCTCAAGAGCTGGATCCAGTCGCACTACGCCGAGCGCGTGCTCGCCTGCTGGCAAGCGCAGCAGCCGGAAGTCGGCCGTATCGAACTGATCGTGCGCTCCGCCGTGCTGAAGCCGGCCGCGCCTGTGGTGAAGAAAGCCGAGCCGATGCCGGCTGCCGTCAGCAATGGCAGCGGCGCTTATGCCGGCATCAACGGCAACGGTCATGGGCGGGTGTCGACTGTCGGCGACCCGGGCATGCACGATGCGCTGGGCGGCTCGCCGCTCGATCCGCGCCTCACCTTCGAGAGCTTCGTCGTCGGCCGCTCGAACACGCTCGCGCACGCCGCCGCCAAGCAGGTGGCGATCGCGCGCCGCAACGATCCCGTGATGTTCAACCCGCTTTACATCCATGCGGGTGTCGGCCTCGGCAAGACGCATCTGCTGCAGGCCATCACCTGGGCCGGCAACGCGGCGGGCGAGCGCAAGGTGCTCTATCTTACCGCCGAGAAGTTCATGTACGGCTTCGTGTCGGCGCTGCGCACGCAGACCGCACTCGCGTTCAAAGAAGCCCTTCGCGGTATCGGCGTGCTGGTGATCGACGACTTGCAGTTCCTGCAGGGCAAGTCGACGCAGGCCGAGTTCTGCCACACGCTCAATGCGCTGATCGATGCCGGCCGTCAGGTCATCATCGCCTCCGACCGGCCGCCGTCCGATCTCGAAAGCCTCGACGATCGCGTGCGCTCGCGTCTGGCCGGCGGTCTCGTGGTCGAGATGGGCACGCTCGGCGAAGAACTTCGCCTGGAAATCCTCAAGGCCCGCGTGCTCGCGGCCCGCGCGCATCATCCGAGCTTCGACGTGCCGCTGCCGGTGCTGTCGTATATCGCCAAGACCGTCACGCATAACGGCCGCGACCTCGAAGGCGCGCTCAACCGCCTGCTGGCGCACAACAAGCTGACCGGTCACCCGGTGACCCTGGAGATGGCCGAGCGCGAAGTGCGCGACCTGATCCGGCCGCAGGAACCCAAGCGCGTCAAGATCGAGGACATCCAGCGCATCGTCGCGCGGCAGTACAATGTTAGCCGCTCCGACCTGTTGTCCTCGCGCCGTACGGCCAACGTCGTGCGCCCGCGTCAGGTGGCGATGTATCTCGCCAAGACGCTGACCCTGCGCTCGCTGCCGGAGATCGGCCGTCGCTTCGGTGGCCGCGACCACACCACCGTTCTGCACGCGGTGCGCAAGATCGAGGGCCTCGTCGGCAACGACGTCGCGCT from Pseudolabrys taiwanensis includes:
- a CDS encoding dihydrodipicolinate synthase family protein is translated as MSNKTLSGVIAAIATPIDDTGAPDLTRVIKLARFLLDNGCDGLNVLGTTGEATSFALAERQAVMDAYKANGLPLSRLMVGTGAAAAADAVALTRHAAALGFGGALVLPPFYYKGVPDDGLVAYIDAIVTATADRPIPLYLYHYPAMSGLPWTIPLIKRLLELHPSRIVGLKDSSGDMDYARAAAALSKDFAVFPSTEACLLEARGGTFAGCISATANLNPDLCARAWGAGDAAALDAAVAIRRLFEGKPLVSGVKALLAHIHGDPALARMKPPLAPLPAADRTAVAAGYDAVRARRVA
- a CDS encoding NADP-dependent malic enzyme; translation: MPAKPPGLKRPTFTDQEALQFHSSGRPGKLEVIATKPMATQRDLSLAYSPGVAVPVLAIAEDESRAYDYTTKGNFVAVITNGTAILGLGNRGALAAKPVMEGKAVLFKRFADIDSIDLEVNSEDTDEIINCVKLLGKGWGGINLEDIKAPECFVIEQRLRELMDIPVFHDDQHGTAIIAAAGLLNALDITGRTIEDTKLVCNGAGAAGIACLELLKAIGFKPENLILCDTKGVIYQGRTDGMNQWKSAYAVKTDKRTLAEAFEGVDVAFGLSVKGAFTPEMIKSMAPNPIIFAMANPDAEITPEEVAAIRDDAIMATGRSDYPNQINNVLGFPYIFRGALDVRASAINMEMKIAAARALADLAREDVPDEVASAYGARPKFGPDYIIPVPFDPRLISYVPPAVAQAAMDTGVARKPIVDMEIYRQQLSARRDPIASTLTQVYNRVRRQPKRVVFAEGEEEQVIRAAANFVGQGLGTPVLVGREDRVKAAAADNGIDLDGIEIINARLSTRNTAYINYLYERLQRHGYLIRDCQRLVNTDRNHFAACMVALGDADAMVTGVTRNFSVALEDVRRVIDPKPGHRVIGVSLVVTRGRTVLVADTAVTEMPAAEDLADIAVEAAGVARRLGYEPRVGMLAFSTFGHPQGERSERVIEAVKILDHRRVDFEYDGDMAADVALNPELMTAYPFCRLSGPANVLVMPAFHSASISTKMLQELGGATVIGPLLVGLDRPVQIVPLGAKDTQLVNLAALAAFNVSG
- the rpsT gene encoding 30S ribosomal protein S20, translating into MANTKSARKATRVIARRTEVNKARRSVLRSSVRKVEEAIASGDKNTAAAALQAAEPVIMRAAQIGVVHKNNASRKVSRLAHRVAKLGK
- the dnaA gene encoding chromosomal replication initiator protein DnaA — encoded protein: MSNADQDSWSRVKERLRAEVGDDVYSSWFARMDLEGIEDGGVRLSVPTRFLKSWIQSHYAERVLACWQAQQPEVGRIELIVRSAVLKPAAPVVKKAEPMPAAVSNGSGAYAGINGNGHGRVSTVGDPGMHDALGGSPLDPRLTFESFVVGRSNTLAHAAAKQVAIARRNDPVMFNPLYIHAGVGLGKTHLLQAITWAGNAAGERKVLYLTAEKFMYGFVSALRTQTALAFKEALRGIGVLVIDDLQFLQGKSTQAEFCHTLNALIDAGRQVIIASDRPPSDLESLDDRVRSRLAGGLVVEMGTLGEELRLEILKARVLAARAHHPSFDVPLPVLSYIAKTVTHNGRDLEGALNRLLAHNKLTGHPVTLEMAEREVRDLIRPQEPKRVKIEDIQRIVARQYNVSRSDLLSSRRTANVVRPRQVAMYLAKTLTLRSLPEIGRRFGGRDHTTVLHAVRKIEGLVGNDVALAEEIEILKRQLQE